From Skermanella sp. TT6, a single genomic window includes:
- the greB gene encoding transcription elongation factor GreB: MSKAFVRESDADEDLPDEKETRPAGVKNYITPEGFQRLQDEFRNLMRVERPKTVEVVSWAAGNGDRSENGDYIYGKKRLREIDRRIRFLTKRMEAAQVVDPSAQKNRDRVFFGATVTYANERDEERTVTIVGIDETDLDRGRISWISPVAKALLKARVGDVVDLRTPAGPEQIEVVAIVYPPPRRPDP, translated from the coding sequence ATGAGCAAGGCCTTCGTCCGCGAAAGCGACGCCGATGAGGATCTGCCGGACGAGAAGGAAACCCGGCCGGCAGGCGTCAAGAACTACATCACGCCCGAGGGGTTCCAGCGACTCCAGGACGAGTTCAGGAACCTGATGCGGGTCGAGCGCCCGAAGACGGTCGAGGTCGTGTCCTGGGCCGCCGGCAATGGCGACCGGTCGGAGAACGGCGACTACATCTACGGCAAGAAGCGCCTGCGCGAGATCGACCGCCGCATCCGCTTCCTGACCAAGCGGATGGAGGCGGCGCAGGTGGTCGATCCCTCGGCCCAGAAGAACCGCGACCGCGTCTTCTTCGGGGCCACCGTCACCTATGCCAACGAGCGGGACGAGGAACGCACCGTCACCATCGTCGGCATCGACGAGACGGACCTGGACCGGGGCCGCATCAGCTGGATCTCGCCGGTCGCCAAGGCGCTGCTGAAGGCGCGCGTCGGCGACGTGGTCGACCTGCGCACCCCCGCCGGGCCGGAGCAGATCGAGGTGGTCGCGATCGTCTATCCGCCGCCGCGCCGGCCGGATCCCTGA
- a CDS encoding MFS transporter encodes MPGGRMPGVLARILVGRGMRSFADGFVALLLPIHLSRLGYGPAEVGLVATATLLGSAALTLGLGFAGHRVPLGRALAGAALLMAATGAGFAGIEAFWPLLLVAFVGTINPSSGDVSVFLPLEHTLIAHLVDDAERTAVFARYSLIGSVGSALGALSIGTLHWFDQAVPEGAATQVLFALYGVLGLATLLLYAGMPDVAPAAEHRRTASLGPSRRRVWGLAALFSVDSFGGGFVVNSLLALWLFQRFGLSAAATGTIFFVTGLCSAVSYLVAVRLARRIGLVNTMVFTHLPANILLILAAFAPTLPVAVVFLVLRSLLSQMDVPARTSYVMAIVEPAERPAAASLTAVPRSLASALSPALAGAMLGAGTFGWPLVCAGALKIAYDLTLLACFRAVKPPEERTPPEASD; translated from the coding sequence ATGCCGGGTGGAAGAATGCCGGGCGTCCTGGCGCGGATCCTGGTCGGCCGGGGGATGCGGTCGTTCGCCGACGGCTTCGTGGCGCTGCTGCTGCCGATCCACCTGTCCCGGCTGGGATACGGCCCGGCGGAGGTCGGGCTGGTGGCGACCGCGACCCTGCTGGGATCGGCGGCGCTGACCCTGGGGCTGGGCTTCGCCGGGCACCGGGTGCCGCTGGGCCGGGCGCTGGCCGGGGCGGCGCTTCTGATGGCGGCCACCGGCGCCGGTTTCGCCGGGATCGAGGCGTTCTGGCCGCTGCTGCTGGTCGCCTTCGTCGGGACGATCAATCCGTCCAGCGGCGACGTCAGCGTCTTCCTGCCGCTGGAGCACACGCTGATCGCCCATCTGGTGGACGACGCGGAGCGGACGGCGGTGTTCGCGCGCTACAGCCTGATCGGCTCGGTCGGGTCGGCGCTGGGGGCGCTGTCGATCGGCACGCTGCACTGGTTCGACCAGGCCGTCCCGGAGGGCGCGGCCACCCAAGTGCTGTTCGCGCTTTACGGTGTCCTCGGGCTCGCCACGCTGCTGCTCTACGCGGGAATGCCGGACGTGGCGCCGGCGGCGGAACATCGGCGCACGGCCTCCCTCGGACCGTCGCGCCGGCGGGTCTGGGGTCTGGCGGCCCTGTTCTCGGTGGATTCGTTCGGCGGCGGCTTCGTCGTGAATTCGCTGCTGGCGCTGTGGCTGTTCCAGCGGTTCGGGCTGTCGGCCGCCGCCACCGGGACGATCTTCTTCGTGACCGGCCTGTGCTCCGCCGTCTCGTACCTGGTGGCGGTCAGGCTGGCCCGCCGGATCGGGCTGGTCAACACGATGGTCTTCACCCATCTGCCGGCCAACATCCTGCTGATCCTGGCGGCCTTCGCGCCGACGCTGCCGGTCGCGGTGGTCTTCCTGGTGCTGCGCAGCCTGCTGTCCCAGATGGACGTGCCGGCCCGCACCTCGTACGTGATGGCGATCGTGGAACCGGCCGAGCGGCCGGCGGCGGCGAGCCTGACCGCGGTGCCGCGCAGCCTGGCCTCCGCCCTGTCGCCGGCCCTGGCGGGAGCGATGCTGGGGGCGGGAACCTTCGGCTGGCCGCTGGTCTGCGCCGGTGCCCTCAAGATCGCCTACGACCTGACGCTGCTCGCCTGCTTCCGCGCGGTGAAGCCCCCGGAGGAGCGAACCCCTCCGGAGGCTTCGGACTAG
- a CDS encoding ferritin-like domain-containing protein has product MASTTDAARDIFTTGLHNAHALEQQALQIMNRQVERLENYPELEQLLRRHIQETEQQRVRLEEVMSQLSESPSALKEAVQGFMGNAAAIAHSVASDEIIKNMLANTAFENYEIASYKSLLVMGDAAGFSNLTGLRQSLDEEVNMARQVADLVEPITRKYIEIGSRGESAKI; this is encoded by the coding sequence ATGGCTTCGACTACGGATGCCGCGCGCGATATCTTCACGACCGGCCTGCACAACGCCCATGCCCTCGAGCAGCAGGCGCTTCAGATCATGAACCGGCAGGTGGAGCGGCTGGAGAACTATCCGGAACTCGAACAGCTCCTGCGCCGGCACATCCAGGAAACCGAGCAGCAGCGCGTCCGCCTCGAAGAAGTGATGAGCCAGCTGTCCGAGAGCCCGTCCGCGCTCAAGGAAGCCGTCCAGGGCTTCATGGGCAACGCCGCCGCGATCGCCCATTCCGTCGCGTCGGACGAGATCATCAAGAACATGCTGGCGAACACCGCGTTCGAGAACTACGAGATCGCCTCCTACAAGTCCCTCCTGGTGATGGGCGACGCCGCCGGCTTCAGCAACCTGACCGGCCTCCGCCAGTCGCTGGACGAGGAAGTCAACATGGCCCGCCAGGTCGCCGACCTGGTCGAGCCGATCACCCGCAAGTACATCGAGATCGGCTCGCGCGGCGAATCGGCCAAGATCTGA
- a CDS encoding hybrid sensor histidine kinase/response regulator, whose product MPIADLLAEYFTVTGDVIMVTETEPFAEPGPVITYVSPAFERLTGYPAEYAVGRSPRFLQGGGTDRAALARIRAALERRRPIREDLLNYRRDGTPFWIELAIHPITDARGRLRCFLSVLHDITERKRIEAMLRDAESEARQARRTAEEATLARSRFFAAASHDLRQPYQAIRLLHQLLADRLVDPAHRALAEKLGEAIQAGESLLNVLLDVSALEAGTIRPRMADVAVEGLLTRLAHEMEPQAQAAGLRFRVRPCRASVRSDPVLLQRMISNLLSNALRYTPSGGILLGCRRRGGAIRIEVWDTGIGIPEENLGDVFEDFIQLGNPERDRSRGLGLGLAVVARMAKLLDHRIEVRSVPGRGSMFAVTVPLSERRGGAEVPAAPAPGKRRLEGRTAIVIDDDPIVLESLALVIESWGMSAVRVVSLDELHAALAGVTHPPDLVLADYRLQGDRSGSDAVELVRSRCGTPVPALLLTGDTHPDRLREAAAHGYRILHKPIHPAVLRDQVELLLDQATLPSGSAAVPPAPSSAAALASSESTGT is encoded by the coding sequence ATGCCGATAGCGGATCTCCTGGCCGAGTACTTCACGGTCACCGGCGACGTCATCATGGTGACGGAGACGGAACCGTTCGCCGAGCCCGGCCCGGTGATCACCTATGTGAGCCCCGCCTTCGAGCGGCTGACCGGCTATCCCGCCGAATACGCCGTCGGCCGGTCGCCCCGCTTCCTGCAGGGCGGCGGGACCGACCGTGCCGCCCTGGCGCGCATCCGGGCAGCGCTGGAGCGGCGCCGGCCCATCCGGGAGGATCTGCTCAACTATCGCCGCGACGGCACCCCCTTCTGGATCGAGCTGGCCATCCACCCGATCACCGACGCGCGGGGCAGGCTTCGGTGCTTCCTGAGCGTGCTGCACGACATCACCGAGCGCAAGCGCATCGAGGCGATGCTGCGGGACGCCGAGAGCGAGGCGCGGCAAGCCCGCCGGACGGCCGAGGAGGCCACGCTGGCGCGGTCGCGGTTCTTCGCCGCGGCGAGCCACGACTTGCGCCAGCCTTACCAGGCGATCCGGCTGCTCCACCAGCTCCTGGCGGACCGGCTGGTCGATCCCGCCCACCGCGCCCTGGCCGAGAAGCTGGGGGAGGCGATCCAGGCGGGAGAGTCCCTGCTGAACGTCCTGCTGGACGTCTCCGCGCTGGAGGCGGGGACCATCCGGCCGCGGATGGCCGACGTGGCGGTGGAAGGCCTGCTGACGCGGCTGGCCCACGAGATGGAGCCCCAGGCCCAGGCGGCCGGGCTGCGGTTCCGGGTCCGCCCGTGCCGGGCCTCGGTCCGGAGCGATCCGGTGCTGCTCCAGCGGATGATCTCCAACCTTCTCAGCAACGCCCTGCGCTACACCCCGTCCGGCGGCATCCTGCTCGGCTGCCGGCGGCGGGGCGGCGCGATCCGCATCGAGGTCTGGGACACCGGCATCGGGATCCCGGAGGAGAATCTCGGCGACGTGTTCGAGGATTTCATCCAGCTCGGCAACCCCGAGCGCGACCGGAGCCGGGGGCTCGGGCTGGGGCTCGCGGTGGTCGCCCGCATGGCGAAGCTGCTGGACCACCGGATCGAGGTCCGGTCCGTGCCGGGGCGGGGCTCGATGTTCGCCGTGACGGTGCCGCTGTCGGAACGCCGCGGCGGCGCCGAGGTCCCCGCCGCCCCCGCGCCGGGCAAGCGGAGGCTGGAAGGCAGGACCGCCATCGTGATCGACGACGATCCCATCGTGCTGGAGAGCCTGGCCCTGGTGATCGAGAGCTGGGGCATGTCGGCGGTCCGCGTCGTCAGCCTGGACGAGCTGCACGCCGCGCTGGCCGGCGTGACGCACCCTCCCGACCTGGTCCTGGCGGACTACCGGCTGCAGGGCGACCGCAGCGGGTCCGACGCCGTGGAGCTGGTGCGGAGCCGCTGCGGGACGCCCGTCCCGGCGCTGCTGCTGACCGGGGACACCCATCCCGACCGGCTCCGGGAGGCGGCGGCCCACGGCTACCGCATTCTGCACAAGCCGATCCATCCCGCCGTCCTGCGGGACCAGGTGGAACTGCTGCTCGATCAGGCCACCTTGCCGAGCGGGAGCGCCGCCGTCCCGCCCGCACCGTCCTCGGCCGCCGCGCTGGCATCCTCCGAATCCACCGGGACGTAG
- a CDS encoding patatin-like phospholipase family protein, which yields MPLSSMPGGTRDIALVLGGGNALGAYLAGAYEELHDQGVRPGWIIGASVGAITGAILAGNAPEDRVAKLTRFWEEATLPTSSTPFLPGLKQRQIYNGMNAALAALFGRPNIFRHRYPGLWSALPWVPNDVALYDTAPLRATLERLVDFDRLNGGQVRFTAACVDLETGDEVYFDTARDRIGPEHILASAAITPAFPPVEIEGRLLCDPGYTNNLPLDYPFREPLPRDLTCIAVDLFSLRSPRPASLDAALERSQDILFSSATRRSVAALRREFALMERQDPDGPSVRLLHLAYQAAAHELAVKTLDYSPASVRDRRAAGRRDMASGLALLRAGPAPKGRFDYVPVDSEDASAAAEDGAGGTAALPLGKVA from the coding sequence ATGCCTTTGTCCTCCATGCCAGGCGGAACCCGGGATATCGCGCTCGTCCTCGGGGGCGGCAACGCGCTGGGCGCCTATCTGGCGGGCGCCTACGAGGAACTGCACGACCAGGGCGTCCGGCCGGGCTGGATCATCGGCGCCTCGGTCGGGGCGATCACCGGCGCCATCCTGGCGGGCAACGCCCCGGAGGACAGGGTCGCGAAGCTGACCCGCTTCTGGGAGGAGGCGACCCTGCCGACCTCGAGCACGCCGTTTCTTCCCGGCCTGAAGCAGCGCCAGATCTATAACGGCATGAACGCGGCCCTGGCCGCGCTGTTCGGCCGGCCCAACATCTTCAGGCACCGCTATCCCGGGCTGTGGTCGGCGCTGCCGTGGGTCCCGAACGACGTGGCGCTCTATGACACGGCCCCGCTGCGCGCGACCCTGGAGCGCCTAGTGGATTTCGACCGGCTCAACGGCGGCCAGGTCCGGTTCACGGCCGCCTGCGTCGATCTGGAAACCGGCGACGAGGTCTATTTCGACACCGCCCGGGACCGGATCGGGCCGGAGCACATCCTGGCCAGCGCCGCCATCACGCCGGCCTTCCCGCCGGTCGAGATCGAAGGCCGGCTGCTGTGCGATCCCGGCTACACCAACAACCTGCCGCTCGACTACCCGTTCCGGGAACCGCTCCCCCGCGACCTGACCTGCATCGCGGTAGACCTGTTCAGCCTGCGCAGCCCGCGGCCCGCCTCCCTGGACGCGGCGCTCGAACGCAGCCAGGACATCCTGTTCTCCAGCGCCACCCGGCGCAGCGTCGCCGCCCTCCGGAGGGAGTTCGCCCTGATGGAGCGGCAGGACCCGGACGGCCCGTCGGTCCGGCTGCTCCATCTGGCCTACCAGGCGGCCGCCCATGAGTTGGCGGTCAAGACGCTGGACTACTCGCCCGCGTCGGTCCGCGACCGCCGGGCCGCCGGCCGGCGCGACATGGCGTCCGGGCTGGCGCTGCTGCGCGCCGGGCCGGCGCCCAAGGGCCGGTTCGACTACGTCCCGGTGGATTCGGAGGATGCCAGCGCGGCGGCCGAGGACGGTGCGGGCGGGACGGCGGCGCTCCCGCTCGGCAAGGTGGCCTGA
- a CDS encoding ATP-binding protein — MIAEGVSLAFIGEHGVLFDEARQELFELDGGMAFAWSRLAEGAAIGRIAEEMGGPGLPDGEVRAWLGQAVAEWTRLGLIRPPAVRQHLDIGGTRVEIRYAAAFLADLAAPDFRHLEVARGTVDDGPDCRFDVAEEDGTVVIRRGALALATCRPDEIVPALRGALTLEAVQRGRHAVALHAATLAAGGHALLLSGCPGAGKSTLAVGLAAALARSGLGLAGDDVALLGADGRVTALRFAPALKPGSWPLLAGMRPDLLDLPVHVRYDGQQVRFLDGLPSAGGGPLPVRWIVGLDRRDGAGPALERLDPLETLRDLIGGAASADDRLGTGAFQALARMLDGAGCYRLTYARLDDAVALLAGLCGS; from the coding sequence ATGATCGCCGAGGGCGTCTCGCTCGCCTTCATCGGGGAGCACGGGGTGCTCTTCGACGAGGCCAGGCAGGAACTGTTCGAACTGGACGGCGGGATGGCGTTCGCCTGGAGCCGCCTGGCCGAGGGAGCCGCGATCGGCCGCATCGCCGAGGAGATGGGCGGTCCCGGCCTGCCCGACGGTGAGGTGCGGGCCTGGCTGGGCCAGGCCGTCGCCGAATGGACCCGGCTGGGGCTGATCCGGCCGCCGGCGGTCCGCCAGCACCTGGATATCGGCGGAACCCGCGTCGAGATCCGCTATGCCGCCGCCTTCCTGGCCGATCTGGCCGCGCCGGACTTCCGGCATCTGGAGGTGGCGCGGGGCACGGTGGACGACGGCCCGGATTGCCGGTTCGACGTGGCGGAGGAGGACGGCACGGTGGTGATCCGCCGCGGCGCGCTCGCCCTCGCGACCTGCCGGCCGGATGAGATCGTCCCCGCCCTGAGGGGAGCGCTCACCCTGGAAGCGGTCCAGCGGGGCCGCCACGCGGTGGCGCTCCACGCCGCGACGCTGGCCGCGGGCGGCCACGCCCTGCTGCTCAGCGGCTGCCCGGGCGCCGGCAAGTCGACGCTGGCCGTTGGGCTGGCAGCGGCGCTGGCCCGGTCCGGCCTGGGCCTTGCCGGGGACGACGTGGCCCTGCTCGGCGCCGACGGGCGGGTGACGGCGCTGCGCTTCGCGCCGGCGCTCAAGCCGGGGTCCTGGCCGCTGCTGGCGGGGATGCGCCCCGACCTGCTCGACCTGCCGGTCCATGTCCGCTACGACGGCCAGCAGGTCCGTTTCCTCGACGGCCTGCCCTCCGCCGGCGGTGGGCCGCTTCCGGTCCGCTGGATCGTCGGCCTGGACCGCCGCGACGGGGCCGGACCCGCGCTCGAACGCTTGGACCCGCTGGAGACGCTGCGCGACCTGATCGGTGGCGCCGCCTCCGCCGACGATCGCCTGGGCACCGGCGCCTTCCAGGCCCTGGCCCGCATGCTGGACGGCGCCGGGTGCTATCGGCTGACCTATGCGCGGCTCGACGACGCCGTGGCCCTGCTGGCCGGATTGTGCGGATCATGA
- a CDS encoding nucleotidyltransferase family protein: MKIMGMTPSPSRFDALVSCLRGRPPADADWVGVIGEANRYLVVPAVRAALAGWAGPEVPQDVREYLDFIHGRNHERNLLLRAQAVEAVEALNRHGILPTLLKGACTLLTAAEDRLGDRILCDLDILVSAGEVPAALSCLAALGYEIQPGEAQDHAPAALARRRDVGMIDLHVRPPGPERFHHPDRLARSGSILAIGESGQALLPSPEFRVLHLIAHDMFHDKLYLRGDFELRRLVDLDGIAKAHPGLDWDEVAGLLDGREARHALESQLVALGSLFGADVPAVPLSHPVPHFQHWRRLQQARHPGLRTLLRGIYRSSRRLAGAEAAVTAG, from the coding sequence ATGAAAATCATGGGGATGACGCCCTCGCCCTCCCGGTTCGACGCCCTGGTCTCCTGCCTGCGGGGACGGCCGCCGGCCGATGCCGACTGGGTCGGCGTGATCGGGGAGGCGAACCGTTACCTGGTCGTTCCCGCCGTCCGCGCCGCGCTGGCCGGTTGGGCCGGGCCGGAGGTTCCGCAGGACGTGCGGGAATACCTGGACTTCATCCACGGGCGGAACCATGAGCGGAACCTGCTGCTGCGCGCCCAGGCGGTGGAGGCCGTCGAGGCGCTGAACCGGCACGGCATCCTGCCGACCCTGCTGAAGGGGGCCTGCACGCTTCTGACGGCCGCCGAGGACCGGCTTGGCGACCGCATCCTGTGCGACCTGGACATCCTCGTGTCGGCGGGCGAGGTTCCGGCGGCGCTGTCCTGCCTGGCGGCGCTCGGCTACGAGATCCAGCCCGGCGAAGCGCAGGACCATGCGCCCGCGGCGCTGGCGCGGCGCCGCGACGTCGGCATGATCGACCTGCATGTCCGGCCGCCCGGGCCGGAGAGGTTCCACCATCCCGACAGGCTCGCCCGGAGCGGCAGCATCCTGGCGATCGGCGAATCAGGACAGGCCCTGCTGCCGAGCCCGGAATTCCGGGTGCTGCACCTGATCGCGCACGACATGTTCCACGACAAGCTCTACCTGCGCGGCGATTTCGAGCTGAGGCGCCTCGTCGACCTGGACGGGATCGCCAAGGCCCATCCGGGGCTCGACTGGGACGAGGTCGCCGGCCTGCTGGACGGCCGGGAGGCCCGGCACGCCCTGGAGTCCCAGCTGGTGGCGCTGGGATCCCTGTTCGGCGCCGACGTCCCCGCCGTCCCGCTCAGCCACCCCGTTCCCCATTTCCAGCACTGGCGCCGCCTGCAGCAGGCCCGGCACCCTGGCCTCCGGACCCTGCTGCGGGGGATCTACCGGTCGTCGCGGCGGCTGGCCGGCGCCGAGGCGGCGGTGACCGCGGGCTGA
- a CDS encoding cyclic nucleotide-binding domain-containing protein, translating into MQQKFLSKKVFFAGEVIFKAGDPGSVAYLIEKGRVAIHLDHECSREPLTIKGDSEIFGEMALIDGSPRCASAVAMADTTCIQITDHHMSQIMETVPVFVKALLHILILRLRQSNNTVRDLRRDDAAGSVRTALGDERC; encoded by the coding sequence ATGCAGCAGAAATTCCTCAGCAAAAAAGTCTTCTTCGCCGGGGAGGTGATCTTCAAGGCCGGGGACCCCGGGAGCGTCGCCTACCTGATCGAGAAAGGCAGGGTAGCCATCCACCTCGACCACGAATGCTCCCGGGAGCCTCTTACGATCAAAGGAGACAGCGAGATTTTCGGCGAGATGGCGCTTATCGACGGCAGCCCCCGGTGCGCTTCCGCGGTGGCCATGGCCGACACGACCTGCATCCAGATCACCGATCACCATATGAGCCAGATCATGGAGACGGTCCCGGTCTTCGTGAAGGCCCTGCTGCACATCCTGATCCTTCGCCTGCGTCAGTCCAACAACACGGTGCGCGATCTGCGAAGGGACGATGCGGCAGGCTCGGTAAGGACCGCGCTTGGTGACGAGCGGTGTTGA
- a CDS encoding M48 family metallopeptidase, producing the protein MCSCSPPLNRRRMLGLLAGVAAAPLVAGCDEIGGFPIRLVSDETVRQLGVESWQRIRAQTPVSQARDLQQALQAVGRRLLQAAGEDPARWEMVVFARDEPNAFALPGGKIGVFEGMFRVAANEHQLAAVIGHEIGHNQAEHSQERLSVAAAKQLGLRLVSAALQIGDVAYANEIAALLGVGVEFGLELPYSRRQELEADELGLLTMARARFDPREAVELWRRMERVGGRTAPAFISTHPAPRARIEALEQILPQVLRNS; encoded by the coding sequence ATGTGCTCCTGTTCCCCGCCGCTGAACCGCCGCCGCATGCTCGGCCTGCTTGCCGGCGTCGCCGCGGCGCCGCTGGTCGCCGGCTGCGACGAGATCGGCGGATTCCCGATCCGGCTCGTCTCGGACGAGACCGTCCGCCAGCTCGGGGTGGAAAGCTGGCAGCGCATCCGGGCGCAGACGCCGGTGTCGCAGGCGCGGGATCTGCAGCAGGCCCTCCAGGCGGTCGGCCGGCGCCTGCTCCAGGCGGCCGGCGAGGACCCGGCCCGGTGGGAAATGGTCGTCTTCGCCCGCGACGAACCCAACGCCTTCGCGCTCCCCGGCGGCAAGATCGGCGTGTTCGAAGGCATGTTCCGGGTCGCCGCCAACGAGCACCAGCTCGCCGCCGTGATCGGCCACGAGATCGGGCATAACCAGGCCGAGCATTCCCAGGAACGGCTGAGCGTCGCGGCGGCCAAGCAGCTGGGCCTGCGTCTGGTCAGCGCCGCCCTCCAGATCGGGGACGTCGCCTATGCAAACGAGATCGCGGCGCTGCTCGGCGTCGGGGTGGAGTTCGGGCTGGAACTGCCCTACTCGCGCCGCCAGGAGCTGGAAGCCGACGAACTCGGGCTGCTGACCATGGCCAGGGCGCGCTTCGACCCCCGGGAGGCGGTGGAGCTGTGGCGGCGGATGGAGCGCGTCGGGGGACGGACCGCGCCCGCCTTCATATCCACCCACCCGGCGCCCAGGGCGCGCATCGAAGCGTTGGAACAGATCCTGCCTCAGGTCCTGCGGAACAGCTGA
- a CDS encoding SGNH/GDSL hydrolase family protein, whose amino-acid sequence MGHLVLLGDSVFDNAAYVGGGPDVAAQVRDRLPSGWRATLRAVDGSLIGGVERQLDRLPADATHLVVSTGGNDALGYASVLEAGARSVAEAVERLATIRERFGRDYETMLDRVLERGLPTAVCTIYDTRIPEPRRRLVVAALCLLNDRITRAAFARGLPLVDLRLVCDRDEDYANPIEPSVRGGEKIAAAIAGLAVGPMSGEPGGGGERSVVAAR is encoded by the coding sequence ATGGGCCATCTGGTGCTGCTCGGAGACTCCGTGTTCGACAACGCCGCCTATGTCGGGGGCGGCCCCGACGTGGCGGCGCAGGTGCGCGACCGTCTGCCGTCCGGCTGGCGGGCGACGCTGCGGGCGGTGGACGGCAGCCTGATCGGCGGCGTGGAACGGCAGCTCGACCGGCTTCCGGCGGATGCGACGCACCTGGTCGTCAGCACGGGCGGAAACGACGCGCTGGGCTACGCGAGCGTCCTGGAAGCCGGGGCGCGGTCGGTGGCGGAAGCGGTGGAAAGGCTCGCCACCATCCGGGAACGGTTCGGCCGGGATTACGAAACCATGCTCGACCGAGTGCTGGAGCGGGGCCTTCCCACGGCGGTCTGCACGATCTACGACACCCGGATCCCGGAGCCCCGCCGGCGCCTGGTGGTGGCGGCGCTGTGCCTGCTGAACGACCGCATCACCCGCGCCGCCTTCGCCCGCGGGCTGCCGCTGGTGGACCTGCGCCTCGTCTGCGACCGGGACGAGGATTATGCCAACCCCATCGAGCCGTCGGTGCGCGGCGGGGAGAAGATCGCGGCGGCGATCGCCGGCCTGGCGGTCGGGCCGATGTCGGGGGAGCCGGGCGGCGGCGGGGAGCGGTCGGTGGTGGCGGCGCGGTGA
- a CDS encoding FkbM family methyltransferase, with translation MTLLLDMVSRRVSYEPHVTAVFKRFLKPGMSVLDIGANIGFFTMLSAHLVGPEGHVLAVEPNPANARMIEASRRLNGFRHVTVLQVAAGRQPGILALNVTHSNGTTAAVSEDLGGILGATTVPVINLDAVAPAAVDFIKIDVEGAEGAAMEGLEQTLTRCRPVIASEFSPDMMSGISLCTGPDYLRFLNKHGYGISVINHDGTVTDHGRNVEAVMEAYRRSGVDHIDILAQPQG, from the coding sequence ATGACCTTGCTGTTGGACATGGTGTCAAGGCGGGTTAGCTATGAGCCGCACGTCACGGCCGTCTTCAAGCGGTTCCTCAAGCCTGGAATGTCGGTGCTCGACATCGGCGCGAACATCGGCTTCTTCACCATGCTCTCAGCACACTTGGTCGGCCCCGAAGGTCATGTCCTGGCGGTCGAGCCTAATCCTGCCAATGCCAGGATGATCGAGGCAAGCCGTCGGTTGAACGGTTTCAGACACGTCACGGTGCTGCAGGTGGCGGCGGGTCGGCAGCCGGGCATCCTGGCGCTGAACGTCACGCACTCCAATGGCACCACGGCGGCGGTTTCGGAGGATCTGGGCGGCATCCTGGGGGCTACGACGGTACCGGTCATCAATCTTGATGCTGTCGCACCTGCTGCGGTCGACTTCATCAAGATTGACGTGGAGGGTGCCGAGGGAGCTGCCATGGAAGGGCTCGAGCAGACCCTCACCCGATGCCGTCCGGTTATCGCCAGTGAGTTCAGCCCCGACATGATGTCGGGTATCTCGCTTTGCACCGGTCCCGACTACCTGCGGTTCCTCAACAAGCATGGCTATGGGATCTCTGTCATCAATCACGACGGGACCGTCACGGACCATGGCCGGAATGTCGAGGCAGTGATGGAAGCATACCGCCGTTCAGGCGTGGATCACATCGACATCCTCGCCCAACCCCAAGGGTGA